The following coding sequences lie in one Cucurbita pepo subsp. pepo cultivar mu-cu-16 chromosome LG13, ASM280686v2, whole genome shotgun sequence genomic window:
- the LOC111808052 gene encoding photosystem II 22 kDa protein, chloroplastic-like — MAAQTMLLTSGACAGHKKEFASIFTRTLRPNTQFTHLLFNPSPSHSVSLPARGFTTLAVFKSRTKVPPKKVAKPKVEDGIFGTSGGIGFTKQNELFVGRVAMIGFAASLLGEGITGKGILAQLNLETGVPIYEAEPLLLFFILFTLLGAIGALGDRGKFIDDPETAGLERAVIPPGKGFRSALGLKEGGPLFGFTKANELFVGRLAQLGFAFSLIGEIITGKGALAQLNIETGVPINEIEPLVLLNVVFFFIAALNPGTGKFVTDEEDDD, encoded by the exons ATGGCGGCTCAAACCATGCTCCTCACTTCTGGTGCGTGCGCCGGCCATAAGAAAGAATTCGCTTCTATTTTCACTCGAACGCTTAGACCTAACACCCAATTTACTCACCTTCTTTTCAATCCTTCGCCTTCACATTCCGTTTCCTTGCCGGCGCGTGGGTTTACGACTCTTGCGGTTTTTAAATCCAGAACTAAAGTGCCGCCGAAGAag GTTGCGAAGCCGAAGGTTGAAGACGGCATTTTCGGGACTTCCGGTGGCATTGGTTTCACTAAGCAGAATGAACTCTTCGTCGGCCGTGTTGCCATGATCGGCTTTGCT GCATCTTTGTTAGGAGAGGGGATTACCGGGAAGGGAATTCTGGCGCAACTGAACTTGGAAACTGGAGTTCCGATTTACGAGGCGGAGCCTCTTCTTCTATTCTTCATCTTGTTCACTCTCCTCGGAGCCATTGGAGCCCTAGGAGACCGTGGAAAATTTATCGACGATCCAGAAACGGCTGGCTTGGAACGTGCCGTCATCCCTCCCGGGAAGGGCTTCAGATCGGCGCTAGGTCTCAAGGAAGGAG GTCCGTTGTTCGGATTCACGAAGGCAAATGAGCTGTTCGTCGGGCGATTGGCGCAGCTAGGGTTTGCATTCTCGCTAATCGGAGAAATTATTACAGGAAAAGGTGCGTTGGCGCAGTTAAACATCGAGACGGGAGTGCCGATAAATGAGATCGAGCCTCTGGTATTGTTGAACGTCGTGTTCTTCTTCATTGCAGCTCTGAATCCTGGAACTGGAAAATTCGTCACCGACGAGGAAGATGATGATTGA
- the LOC111808883 gene encoding uncharacterized protein LOC111808883 produces MNVYRDQISSCYFHPKEIVVGVCALCLNERLHILASRRGRHHSSARSCRKTPINLSKIFAFSSFISRLEFRHWKPGNSDDEVSTSQEDSFISINFGKNGVGSWEENKVSEVSLENCSLSWNHHLTKDYKETKTVIEHGKTRASLRWRKRICHLFQLIRRKRSNKGTVCHVEGVKTRKGWIKTLTRSRNTE; encoded by the exons ATGAATGTGTACAGAGATCAAATCTCCTCCTGTTACTTCCATCCAAAAGAAATAGTGGTGGGCGTCTGCGCTTTGTGCTTAAACGAGAGGCTTCATATTTTAGCGTCCAGACGAGGCCGCCACCACTCTTCAGCCCGAAGCTGCCGGAAAACTCCCATCAACCTCTCCAAGATCTTCGCTTTTAGCTCTTTCATCAGCCGTCTCGAATTCCGGCATTGGAAGCCCGGAAACTCAGACGATGAAGTCTCCACAAGTCAAGAAG ACTCATTCATCTCAATCAACTTTGGGAAAAACGGAGTTGGGTCATGGGAGGAGAACAAGGTCTCAGAGGTATCCCTGGAAAACTGCAGCCTGTCATGGAATCACCACTTGACCAAAGACTACAAGGAGACCAAGACTGTGATAGAGCACGGCAAGACCCGTGCCTCACTTAGGTGGCGGAAGCGGATTTGCCACCTCTTCCAGCTCATCAGAAGGAAAAGGTCTAACAAAGGGACAGTCTGCCACGTGGAAGGAGTTAAGACAAGGAAAGGCTGGATAAAAACTCTGACAAGGTCAAGAAACACTGAATAG